From Lolium perenne isolate Kyuss_39 chromosome 5, Kyuss_2.0, whole genome shotgun sequence, a single genomic window includes:
- the LOC127303103 gene encoding protein FAR1-RELATED SEQUENCE 5-like, whose translation MDETMSVVCEVENVPGIGVHGDESDNSRTGLGNESLSGRENIFVGSRSDNSMSSEHGMEAIINMDDIDNDYERDISDDVELDENSNEEIFGLENVYDYYGESDMENCFYDESVVGKHYVEAKPSNSNESHVDDGDDANLSQACQAEDTIELYMMIKEMTFPSEEAAFEFYNSYANDNGFSIRLDKVRYSKKITKHRRYRRFLCSREGERDPKLMTEEGHSRRLRPLSRCNCEAHMTVKLNEKLGFWYVDSFDDKHSHTLARADETPFLWSHRKIRDHQKAEILAMGAAGIRKHTIMDSMISRSGWYGGVGYVRRDLYNLCGKEKRKLLAKGDAATTIGIMLSRKEKDPSFYFDYDLDEEGRLKRMFWCDSQSVQDYEDYGDVLVFDSTYKMNRYRMPFIPFVGLNNHRRTTVFGCAIVSDEKEETYVWLLQTFLKAMCQKKPLSVITDADSAMIRAIRTVFPDVWHRICSWHVEKNMKIHLSHKSLGEFRSMLYYSTSIAEFEQRWQAFLKRWKTENTEIWLRRMYRKRHLWAAAFLTEGFWLGMKSNQRSESLNSCLHLHLDGEMTLVDMILHYENCITRIRENEAHDDCTASQTLPVPVTSCRDLEVFATHVFTPANFYILQLDLRSVGGIVTLERKLGCGSETFVVAWHNKPKRQFTVEYTPGNPKETIKCSCRRMIRKGLPCKHIFHVLCVLQISEIPKCCVLRRLSKDARNGLPARRTSDMFGVGWSGTADRIEYSKVSVLSSQAMHAACKHPTLWAQLQDSLKDVIAKAIEYDKEGTVGAVPICLSSLAVEHVEDREGNMVKVQDPIKVSSKGTHNSDDDNRPKSKNGRPLSYDEHKIKCGACKEPGHNRRSKKCKLNNK comes from the exons ATGGATGAGACGATGTCTGTTGTTTGTGAGGTAGAGAATGTTCCTGGAATTGGAGTTCATGGAGATGAGTCAGATAATTCTAGAACGGGGCTTGGTAATGAATCTTTGTCAGGGAGGGAGAATATTTTCGTTGGTTCAAGGTCAGATAATTCCATGAGCTCAGAGCATGGGATGGAAGCAATTATTAAT ATGGACGACATTGACAATGATTATGAGAGAGATATTAGTGATGATGTTGAGTTGGATGAAAACAGCAATGAG GAAATATTTGGACTTGAAAATGTGTATGACTATTATGGTGAATCCGACATGGAGAATTGTTTTTATGATGAGTCAGTAGTTGGCAAACATTATGTGGAAGCAAAGCCGTCGAATAGCAATGAG TCCCatgttgatgatggtgatgacgcgAACCTCAGTCAAGCTTGTCAGGCAGAGGATACGATAGAGTTGTACATGATGATAAAGGAGATGACTTTTCCTAGTGAAGAAGCTGCATTCGAATTCTACAACAGCTATGCCAACGATAATGGATTCAGCATCAGATTGGATAAGGTcagatatagcaaaaaaattacgAAACATAGGCGTTACAGGCGTTTTTTGTGTTCAAGGGAAGGTGAGCGTGATCCAAAGTTGATGACCGAAGAGGGACATAGCCGGAGGCTCAGACCACTGTCTCGATGCAACTGTGAGGCGCACATGACTGTGAAGCTGAATGAAAAACTTGGTTTCTGGTATGTTGATAGTTTTGATGACAAGCACAGTCATACGTTAGCAAGAGCGGATGAAACACCTTTTCTTTGGTCGCATAGAAAAATCAGAGATCATCAGAAGGCTGAGATCTTAGCTATGGGAGCTGCAGGTATTAGGAAGCACACCATAATGGATTCCATGATTAGCAGAAGTGGATGGTATGGCGGCGTTGGGTACGTCCGACGGGATCTGTACAACCTTTGCGGCAAGGAAAAGAGGAAACTACTTGCGAAGGGTGATGCTGCCACGACCATAGGCATTATGCTCAGCAGAAAGGAGAAGGACCCAAGTTTTTATTtcgactatgacttggatgaagaAGGACGGCTGAAGAGAATGTTCTGGTGTGACTCGCAGTCTGTACAGGACTATGAGGACTATGGAGATGTGCTTGTGTTTGACAGCACGTACAAGATGAATCGCTATCGTATGCCATTCATACCTTTTGTTGGTCTGAACAATCACCGTAGGACTACGGTTTTTGGTTGTGCCATAGTTTCAGATGAGAAAGAAGAAACTTATGTGTGGTTGCTGCAAACATTTCTGAAGGCAATGTGTCAGAAGAAGCCTTTGAGTGTAATTACGGACGCCGACTCAGCGATGATTAGGGCAATCCGCACTGTATTTCCCGATGTCTGGCACCGCATATGTTCTTGGCATGTTGAAAAAAATATGAAGATCCATCTCAGTCACAAGTCGTTGGGCGAGTTCCGGTCTATGTTGTACTATAGCACGTCCATAGCCGAATTTGAGCAGAGATGGCAGGCTTTTTTAAAAAGATGGAAGACAGAGAACACGGAAATTTGGTTGAGGAGGATGTACAGGAAGAGGCACCTGTGGGCTGCAGCTTTTCTGACAGAGGGTTTTTGGCTTGGTATGAAGAGCAACCAGCGGAGTGAAAGTCTGAATTCCTGCCTTCACCTGCACCTTGATGGAGAAATGACTTTGGTGGACATGATATTGCACTATGAGAATTGCATTACCCGCATCCGTGAGAACGAGGCACATGATGACTGCACGGCCTCACAGACATTACCTGTGCCCGTAACAAGCTGCAGGGATCTGGAGGTATTTGCTACCCACGTGTTTACGCCGGCAAACTTCTATATATTGCAGCTAGATTTGAGGTCAGTTGGCGGCATAGTGACTTTGGAAAGAAAGCTGGGATGTGGGTCTGAAACTTTTGTCGTGGCATGGCATAATAAACCAAAGAGGCAGTTCACCGTGGAATATACACCGGGAAATCCTAAAGAAACTATAAAGTGCAGCTGCAGGAGAATGATTCGAAAAGGACTCCCTTGCAAACATATATTCCATGTTCTATGTGTTCTGCAAATATCTGAAATTCCAAAGTGTTGTGTTCTTCGTCGGTTATCAAAAGACGCAAGAAATGGACTGCCTGCTAGGCGAACGAGTGATATGTTTGGAGTAGGTTGGTCAGGTACAGCGGATAGAATTGAATATAGCAAGGTCAGTGTGTTATCCTCGCAAGCTATGCATGCAGCATGCAAACACCCAACACTTTGGGCTCAGTTACAGGACAGTTTAAAGGACGTGATAGCAAAGGCGATTGAGTACGACAAGGAGGGTACGGTGGGTGCTGTTCCGATTTGTCTAAGCTCATTAGCAGTTGAACATGTGGAGGACCGAGAAGGAAACATGGTTAAGGTCCAGGATCCTATTAAAGTATCGAGCAAAGGTACACATAATTCAGATGATGACAACCGTCCCAAGTCTAAAAATGGAAGACCTCTATCGTACGACGAGCACAAAATTAAGTGCGGGGCTTGCAAAGAGCCAGGTCACAACCGGCGCAGCAAGAAATGCAAACTTAACAACAA GTAG
- the LOC127298575 gene encoding wall-associated receptor kinase 2 isoform X2, with product MVGGPADMAIEVADISLERGEIRVLVAVSYVCFTSSATISANIAVMFSLEDTPFLPSTGRNRFTVIGCNTLGLVGGFRGGTSQYLAGCYSYCDGISGASDDGAPCTGTGCCEASIPTNLTTFNVSFPMNSSGVWGFNPCFYAMVSEVGWYSFRRRDLVGQLGFVNERAKDGAPIIVNWAVRNGSCLEPRNDVCVSTNSYCENVSNGPGYLCKCSLGYEGNAYLNNGCQDVNECMLREQDPKYEELYPCRNGICYNTPGGYNCKCKGGTRTDGTNFGCRPLHTRDDQLAIGLSVSAVVMISLACLLVIQLQRRRHKKEKDEYFKQNGGLKLYDEIRSRQVDTVRILTENEIKIATDSYNEDHILGCGGHGMVYKGTLDDNRDVAIKKSKVINDDCRDEFVNEIIILSQINHRNIVRLLGCCLDIDVPMLVYEFVSNGTLSEFLHGSADRKLLPIPLEIRLKIATQSAEALAYLHSSTSRTILHGDVKSANILLDDQHNAKIADFGASALKSMDESEFILLVQGTLGYLDPESFISHHLTDKSDVYSFGVVLLELMTRKRALYAVDSSKEKRSLSHSFVLMFHKNKHRRMLDSVIVVDAAAMVIVEKLAILAVHCLSARADDRPTMKEVAERLRVLWRHQMHAAGVANYDCEFDSNYGGSFSSVVLPLDESIDLSLETCELVQLS from the exons ATGGTGGGGGGGCCGGCCGATATGGCCATCGAGGTCGCCGATATATCGTTGGAGCGCGGCGAGATACGGGTGCTTGTCGCCGTCAGCTACGTCTGCTTCACGTCGAGTGCCACCATATCAGCAAACATCGCTGTGATGTTCAGCCTGGAGGACACACCGTTCCTCCCATCCACTGGACGCAACCGTTTCACTGTCATTGGCTGCAACACcttggggctcgttggcggtttCCGTGGAGGTACGAGCCAGTACCTCGCCGGCTGCTACTCCTACTGCGACGGCATCAGTGGTGCATCAGACGATGGGGCACCGTGCACCGGGACGGGCTGCTGCGAAGCGTCCATCCcaaccaacctcaccaccttcaatGTGTCATTTCCGATGAATAGTAGCGGCGTGTGGGGATTCAACCCATGCTTCTATGCCATGGTCTCTGAGGTTGGGTGGTACAGCTTCCGGCGCCGTGACCTCGTTGGCCAGCTTGGTTTCGTCAACGAGAGGGCAAAGGATGGTGCACCTATCATCGTGAACTGGGCGGTCAGGAACGGATCGTGCCTCGAGCCAAGAAACGACGTGTGTGTCAGCACAAACAGTTATTGTGAGAATGTGAGCAATGGACCCGGGTACTTGTGCAAGTGCTCCCTGGGGTACGAGGGCAATGCCTACCTCAACAATGGCTGTCAAG ATGTAAATGAATGCATGCTGCGTGAGCAAGACCCCAAGTACGAAGAGTTGTATCCTTGTAGGAATGGGATCTGTTATAACACTCCAGGTGGCTATAACTGTAAATGCAAGGGAGGAACAAGAACTGATGGTACAAATTTTGGATGCCGACCTCTGCATACTCGAGATGATCAGCTGGCTATAG GCCTGAGTGTTTCTGCTGTTGTGATGATATCCTTGGCATGTCTTTTGGTTATTCAATTGCAAAGGAGAAGGCACAAAAAGGAGAAAGATGAGTATTTCAAACAGAACGGAGGGCTCAAGTTATATGATGAGATAAGGTCAAGGCAGGTCGACACAGTTCGCATACTTACAGAAAATGAGATCAAGATAGCCACTGACAGCTACAATGAAGATCATATTCTTGGATGTGGTGGTCATGGAATGGTCTACAAGGGTACTTTGGATGACAATAGAGATGTTGCCATAAAAAAGTCCaaagtaataaatgatgactgcaGGGATGAGTTTGTAAATGAGATCATAATCTTGTCACAGATTAACCACCGGAACATCGTGAGGTTACTAGGCTGTTGCCTGGATATAGATGTCCCCATGTTGGTCTACGAGTTCGTCTCCAATGGTACACTATCTGAGTTTCTTCATGGCAGTGCTGATCGCAAGCTGCTACCAATTCCATTGGAGATTCGCCTGAAGATTGCCACTCAATCAGCAGAAGCTCTTGCTTACTTGCACTCATCGACATCTCGCACAATTCTACACGGGGATGTCAAATCTGCTAACATCTTGCTTGATGATCAGCACAATGCCAAGATTGCGGACTTTGGGGCATCGGCGCTCAAGTCCATGGACGAAAGCGAGTTCATCCTGCTTGTCCAGGGAACCCTCGGCTACCTTGACCCTGAGAGCTTCATCAGCCACCACCTCACCGACAAGAGCGACGTCTACAGCTTCGGGGTCGTTCTCCTTGAGCTGATGACTAGGAAGAGGGCTCTCTACGCCGTTGACTCCTCCAAAGAAAAGAGGTCCTTGTCCCACAGTTTTGTCCTGATGTTTCACAAGAACAAGCACCGGAGAATGCTGGACTCTGTGATCGTGGTCGATGCTGCGGCCATGGTTATTGTCGAGAAGCTTGCCATTCTCGCCGTGCACTGCCTGAGCGCGAGAGCAGACGACAGGCCAACGATGAAGGAAGTCGCAGAACGGCTGCGGGTGCTGTGGAGGCACCAGATGCATGCAGCCGGTGTTGCCAACTATGATTGTGAATTTGATAGCAACTATGGAGGATCGTTTTCGTCGGTGGTTCTCCCTTTGGACGAGTCGATAGACCTGAGCTTGGAGACGTGCGAGCTTGTGCAGCTGTCCTGA
- the LOC127303105 gene encoding uncharacterized protein, whose product MARLTVDQRARLALTNLRSMMMIPSVKMRTILIRFMLDVFDPATGTFEIGENNGVVSLGFVDVECLLGLVNEGFSAGEILTEEGEDVKHRIPPQFISKSTGNIVIDELIDDIIKSKLADDDFLRRVVLVLLGTVLAPMATKIVPHKFYALVEDVNRISKINWNAFTLRVLLDSIRLVRKGRQIRQWPKGKLGMLQYLYWEKCQPLEGDCAFNPKLSMRPLMRNWNEAAATRRDNFDYENGRGRGNVKIDENITEEYRMMEPVVPDPVAAHQNNAKPASAVPKKKQAPKPIDNGQTEILINRLTGYLDAQLQKMLATIPALCAQRTLEMFNKEGVTYKPAAALVSGNMEDQEDVNSFRNGPRDKKEFMYKEESDSAGGGDSIRIIDMNLADEVDKLEKKLKEPAKNGTTKNANDAMRTPDKAGGLNGTPGKPFGDVGSTPDNPFIIENADPVTSDSEIDLDAVSISKFLSKSKEDELAGKRKRTIPKKFQSPYALDRRSKRQVRGSSTKALNFDDKSGADKNAKPDASCDLTAELVDAAIVFLELASRSDQHKKKNVYRSARGDEVNAERLRVVLDEKWLSDDVIDGYIGHLNLRVGDDRFLCPAWRSKYLVDRAIAGDKPKESSKNMDSAMVRSGAVGRVLTEYTVRDKVYFPLNIGNTHWTTVVMHTPKQEFQVLDSLYPLEFTLETVEALRRQIADDMQVANEVTSGNHPDVSKWPILEYDMPQQHDGNSCGLFVMECMEHWDGDRMTAEISQV is encoded by the exons ATGGCCCGTCTTACCGTGGATCAACGTGCTAGACTAGCTCTAACTAATTTAAGAAGTATGATGATGATTCCTTCTGTGAAGATGCGTACAATATTGATCAG GTTCATGCTTGATGTTTTTGACCCTGCCACTGGTACATTCGAAATAGGAGAGAACAATGGCGTGGTGTCTCTTGGTTTTGTTGATGTTGAGTGTCTCCTTGGTCTGGTTAATGAAGGATTTTCTGCTGGGGAAATACTTACCGAGGAAGGTGAAGACGTGAAGCATCGCATCCCACCACAGTTCATAAGCAAATCAACCGGTAACATCGTTATCGACGAATTAATTGACGACATCATTAAAAGTAAACTTGCCGATGATGACTTCCTGAGGAGGGTAGTGCTAGTGCTTCTGGGAACAGTACTTGCTCCTATGGCGACGAAGATTGTCCCACACAAGTTCTATGCACTAGTAGAAGATGTGAACCGAATCTCAAAAATCAATTGGAATGCATTCACTCTTAGGGTTCTGTTGGATAGCATTAGGCTGGTAAGAAAAGGTAGACAAATCCGTCAGTGGCCAAAAGGGAAGTTAGGAATGTTGCAG TACTTGTACTGGGAAAAATGTCAGCCGCTAGAAGGCGACTGTGCATTTAATCCTAAACTGTCCATGCGCCCTCTAATGAGGAACTGGAATGAAGCAGCTGCCACGCGGAGAGACAATTTTGACTATGAGAATGGTCGAGGTCGTGGTAACGTGAAG ATTGATGAAAATATCACTGAAGAGTATCGGATGATGGAGCCAGTTGTGCCAGATCCTGTGGCTGCTCATCAGAATAACGCCAAGCCCGCGAGTGCTGTTCCAAAAAAGAAACAGGCTCCAAAACCCATTGATAACGGTCAGACGGAAATTCTGATAAATCGTTTAACGGGTTACCTAGATGCACAATTGCAGAAGATGTTGGCTACCATCCCTGCCTTATGTGCTCAG AGAACATTGGAGATGTTTAATAAGGAAGGCGTGACTTACAAACCAGCAGCCGCACTGGTTTCCGGTAACATGGAGGACCAGGAAGATGTCAACTCTTTCCGGAACGGCCCTCGTGATAAAAAAGAGTTCATGTACAAGGAAGAGAGCGATTCAGCAGGAGGTGGAGATTCTATTCGTATCATTGACATGAACCTGGCTGATGAAGTTGATAAATTGGAAAAAAAATTAAAGGAGCCTGCTAAGAATGGTACTACCAAGAATGCAAATGATGCTATGCGCACACCTGACAAGGCTGGTGGACTGAATGGTACTCCAGGAAAGCCATTTGGCGATGTTGGTAGCACACCGGATAATCCGTTCATCATTGAAAATGCTGATCCGGTGACATCAGATTCAGAAATTGATCTCGACGCAGTAAGTATTAGCAAGTTCTTATCTAAATCAAAGGAAGATGAGTTGGCTGGGAAGAGGAAGCGAACAATTCCCAAAAAATTTCAATCTCCCTATGCTCTAGACAGACGCTCCAAGCGTCAAGTCCGTGGTTCATCCACAAAAG CTCTGAATTTCGATGATAAATCTGGAGCAGATAAAAATGCAAAACCGGATGCATCATGCGATTTGACGGCTGAACTTGTAGACGCAGCTATAGTCTTCCTCGAGCTTGCATCTCGCTCAGACCAGCACAAAAAAAAGAATGTTTACCGGAGTGCCAGGGGCGATGAAGTTAACGCTGAGCGGCTACGTGTTGTTCTCGACGAAAAATGGTTGTCCGATGAT gtcattgatggttacattgGGCATTTGAACCTCCGTGTTGGGGATGATCGCTTCTTGTGTCCAGCATGGAGATCAAAATATCTAGTAGACCGGGCAATTGCCGGAGACAAACCCAAAGAATCCAGCAAGAACATGGATAGCGCGATGGTAAGATCTGGTGCGGTTGGTAGAGTGTTGACGGAATACACCGTCCGTGACAAG gtttatTTTCCACTCAACATTGGCAATACACACTGGACGACCGTTGTCATGCACACACCGAAGCAAGAATTCCAAGTTCTCGACTCGCTTTATCCTCTAGAGTTTACGTTGGAGACTGTTGAGGCACTT CGGCGCCAAATTGCAGATGACATGCAAGTGGCCAACGAAGTCACGAGTGGAAATCATCCCGACGTTTCAAAGTGGCCGATATTAGAGTACGACATGCCGCAGCAACATGACGG GAACTCTTGTGGATTGTTTGTGATGGAATGCATGGAGCATTGGGATGGGGACCGGATGACTGCAGAGATTTCACAG GTGTAG
- the LOC127298575 gene encoding wall-associated receptor kinase 2 isoform X1: MFFLKLIVFFLLVMAVAPAPGGAASLALPGCPDKCGDVSIPYPFGIGAQCSAVSLNRFFNLDCNDTYHPSRLMVGGPADMAIEVADISLERGEIRVLVAVSYVCFTSSATISANIAVMFSLEDTPFLPSTGRNRFTVIGCNTLGLVGGFRGGTSQYLAGCYSYCDGISGASDDGAPCTGTGCCEASIPTNLTTFNVSFPMNSSGVWGFNPCFYAMVSEVGWYSFRRRDLVGQLGFVNERAKDGAPIIVNWAVRNGSCLEPRNDVCVSTNSYCENVSNGPGYLCKCSLGYEGNAYLNNGCQDVNECMLREQDPKYEELYPCRNGICYNTPGGYNCKCKGGTRTDGTNFGCRPLHTRDDQLAIGLSVSAVVMISLACLLVIQLQRRRHKKEKDEYFKQNGGLKLYDEIRSRQVDTVRILTENEIKIATDSYNEDHILGCGGHGMVYKGTLDDNRDVAIKKSKVINDDCRDEFVNEIIILSQINHRNIVRLLGCCLDIDVPMLVYEFVSNGTLSEFLHGSADRKLLPIPLEIRLKIATQSAEALAYLHSSTSRTILHGDVKSANILLDDQHNAKIADFGASALKSMDESEFILLVQGTLGYLDPESFISHHLTDKSDVYSFGVVLLELMTRKRALYAVDSSKEKRSLSHSFVLMFHKNKHRRMLDSVIVVDAAAMVIVEKLAILAVHCLSARADDRPTMKEVAERLRVLWRHQMHAAGVANYDCEFDSNYGGSFSSVVLPLDESIDLSLETCELVQLS, from the exons ATGTTTTTCTTGAAACtaatcgtcttcttcctcctggtGATGGCTGTGGCACCCGCCCCAGGTGGTGCTGCATCGCTGGCGCTGCCAGGCTGCCCTGACAAGTGCGGCGACGTGTCCATCCCTTACCCCTTCGGCATCGGAGCGCAATGCTCCGCGGTTAGCCTCAACAGGTTCTTCAACCTCGACTGCAATGACACATATCACCCATCACGGCTGATGGTGGGGGGGCCGGCCGATATGGCCATCGAGGTCGCCGATATATCGTTGGAGCGCGGCGAGATACGGGTGCTTGTCGCCGTCAGCTACGTCTGCTTCACGTCGAGTGCCACCATATCAGCAAACATCGCTGTGATGTTCAGCCTGGAGGACACACCGTTCCTCCCATCCACTGGACGCAACCGTTTCACTGTCATTGGCTGCAACACcttggggctcgttggcggtttCCGTGGAGGTACGAGCCAGTACCTCGCCGGCTGCTACTCCTACTGCGACGGCATCAGTGGTGCATCAGACGATGGGGCACCGTGCACCGGGACGGGCTGCTGCGAAGCGTCCATCCcaaccaacctcaccaccttcaatGTGTCATTTCCGATGAATAGTAGCGGCGTGTGGGGATTCAACCCATGCTTCTATGCCATGGTCTCTGAGGTTGGGTGGTACAGCTTCCGGCGCCGTGACCTCGTTGGCCAGCTTGGTTTCGTCAACGAGAGGGCAAAGGATGGTGCACCTATCATCGTGAACTGGGCGGTCAGGAACGGATCGTGCCTCGAGCCAAGAAACGACGTGTGTGTCAGCACAAACAGTTATTGTGAGAATGTGAGCAATGGACCCGGGTACTTGTGCAAGTGCTCCCTGGGGTACGAGGGCAATGCCTACCTCAACAATGGCTGTCAAG ATGTAAATGAATGCATGCTGCGTGAGCAAGACCCCAAGTACGAAGAGTTGTATCCTTGTAGGAATGGGATCTGTTATAACACTCCAGGTGGCTATAACTGTAAATGCAAGGGAGGAACAAGAACTGATGGTACAAATTTTGGATGCCGACCTCTGCATACTCGAGATGATCAGCTGGCTATAG GCCTGAGTGTTTCTGCTGTTGTGATGATATCCTTGGCATGTCTTTTGGTTATTCAATTGCAAAGGAGAAGGCACAAAAAGGAGAAAGATGAGTATTTCAAACAGAACGGAGGGCTCAAGTTATATGATGAGATAAGGTCAAGGCAGGTCGACACAGTTCGCATACTTACAGAAAATGAGATCAAGATAGCCACTGACAGCTACAATGAAGATCATATTCTTGGATGTGGTGGTCATGGAATGGTCTACAAGGGTACTTTGGATGACAATAGAGATGTTGCCATAAAAAAGTCCaaagtaataaatgatgactgcaGGGATGAGTTTGTAAATGAGATCATAATCTTGTCACAGATTAACCACCGGAACATCGTGAGGTTACTAGGCTGTTGCCTGGATATAGATGTCCCCATGTTGGTCTACGAGTTCGTCTCCAATGGTACACTATCTGAGTTTCTTCATGGCAGTGCTGATCGCAAGCTGCTACCAATTCCATTGGAGATTCGCCTGAAGATTGCCACTCAATCAGCAGAAGCTCTTGCTTACTTGCACTCATCGACATCTCGCACAATTCTACACGGGGATGTCAAATCTGCTAACATCTTGCTTGATGATCAGCACAATGCCAAGATTGCGGACTTTGGGGCATCGGCGCTCAAGTCCATGGACGAAAGCGAGTTCATCCTGCTTGTCCAGGGAACCCTCGGCTACCTTGACCCTGAGAGCTTCATCAGCCACCACCTCACCGACAAGAGCGACGTCTACAGCTTCGGGGTCGTTCTCCTTGAGCTGATGACTAGGAAGAGGGCTCTCTACGCCGTTGACTCCTCCAAAGAAAAGAGGTCCTTGTCCCACAGTTTTGTCCTGATGTTTCACAAGAACAAGCACCGGAGAATGCTGGACTCTGTGATCGTGGTCGATGCTGCGGCCATGGTTATTGTCGAGAAGCTTGCCATTCTCGCCGTGCACTGCCTGAGCGCGAGAGCAGACGACAGGCCAACGATGAAGGAAGTCGCAGAACGGCTGCGGGTGCTGTGGAGGCACCAGATGCATGCAGCCGGTGTTGCCAACTATGATTGTGAATTTGATAGCAACTATGGAGGATCGTTTTCGTCGGTGGTTCTCCCTTTGGACGAGTCGATAGACCTGAGCTTGGAGACGTGCGAGCTTGTGCAGCTGTCCTGA